The Pristiophorus japonicus isolate sPriJap1 chromosome 17, sPriJap1.hap1, whole genome shotgun sequence DNA window TTCCTTGGAAGAGGCTCACGCAGTCTTTCATCAGGATAATAACATGCTTGCTCCCCAGGAACAGAGGCCAGGTCCAAAGGCAGTGTGCCAGAATGATTTCCGTTtaatattgggccagaatttgctgtcaaaataatggcaaGACTAATGATGCTCACCATTATTTATGGATAAATAGTACAGCAACTTCAAGCAAGGAGTGCATGTGTTGTTAAAtgtgaatatccaaaagttgctgtctgagttacaTGCTCTGCTGTTAGCTTTACAGAAATGGCATCTCACCCTTAGCCTCCCAAAATTTTTAGGAActtgctatcatcatcatcatcatcataggcagtccctcgaagcaaggatgacttgcttccatgccaaaaggggatgagctcacaggtgtttcaatgaaagacctaatattccagatcccgaactacatcatgaaggatggaagaagcctgtgcttggatttttttaacgtgtggtggccgttgcaaaccagccaccacacgggcttgacagagctcggtcttggtccagtggcaaggattacccaagactaactggagaccagctctgctgcacagaccgagcgcgcacatatcgcagcgtgggttggcccgagctgcccctgggccctcgcctcttctgggccccagattcacgcctctcctgggccccggtcacttccctctacggactcctgctgctccttcgcccctcctgctgggcCTGCCCGcaatgcaatcagcgacctggtttcgtagccgtcgccctcctgcagcagcacgtgctgatccctgcagtggtatgccgctgcacactgctccctccaatggccccggcctgctgatggtcttgcaggcctgtGAACTTGCTATACTTGTtaattaattgtccattaaactcaccacagaaattaGGTCTAGTCACCACAAACCTAATTACTCTTTTAATGACATAATAAGTGTTAATGACTGCCGATCAAACTCTTTTGCTccaaaaattaactattacaattgcggagtctcattcctgcagccTTTGAATTTTTgggggagatttaaaaaatgtcacattttaaattttatattttttttatttatatctcttctgtacctgatttgaccttGATTTCACCCCCTTTAATTCACCATCCTTCTCCATCCTTcctgtgtttatttcccaatcctttgattaAGGAGATACCATGTTCACTCCGATATGGACAGAGATCATCTATCAAGTCACTCCTTCCCTGCCTATAAATGAGGAAGAATTGTGTTGGTTCCAAGAGCAATATGAAGGTAAGTGTGCTCCTCACTTTACACACATTTCTTATCAAGTATGGCACAACCCGAAGTTGGAAATACCCGCAACCTCCAGCAAGTACCATTTTATGCATTGTGCACAATTATCTATTATCCTTTTACAATGCTGTTTGTTTATGCCTAAGCTGCAAGGCATGTTTTTGTTAATGTTGCAGGTGGCAGTCAAAaaggaacagaaaaaaaaactgaatttgaggcgcaacaacaacaacttgtatttatatagcacctttaacataataaaatgtcccaaagtgcttcacagaagtgttttaagacaaaacaaataaatttgacactgaaccacataagaaattatgacagatgaaagaggtaggttttaaggagcatcttaaaggaggaaagagaggtggagagggttagggagggagttccagaaattggggccaaggcagctgaagactCCATTTTAAGCATTGTGCACAATTATGATCCTTTTACAATGTTGTTTGTTTATGCCTAAGCTGAAAGCACGTTTTTGTTGATGTTGCAGGTGGCAGTCAAAAATGAACAGAAAACGGTAGTCACGATAGGATGCTCCTCTGCTGTTTAATGGGGTGTACACATTGGTGCTGAGCAccgtgagtctcgtcgctgagagcatgcagaaagcaagcgcaggcagtggaaggagcgtgcggcaaaccaatcttctcacccaccttttccttcaacgactgtctgtcccacctgcgacagaggccgtaattcccgtattggactgttcagtcacctaagaactcacttttcgagtggaagcaagtcttcctcgatttcgagggactgcctatgatgatgatgacacattgGGGTCAGCAGTCATGGATGCAGAGGGTGGCCTGGTTCCTCTTAAGAGCCATCTACTCAGTGTTTCTCCCCCTTCAGAAAATGTGAGCACTGTTGACTGTTACACAATCGTGGCTGCTCACTGCTAATGGATGCTGACATGCATGATGGTTTTACTGTGGCCAGATGCCACCTGACCATTGAGTGCAATTCTTTTCTCCATGAAGTTTATGTGGTTTATATTGtgagccctgatggccacatgagtACTATGTGTGATTCTTTGCATCGGAGGGGACCCTGCTGTCTGGTGGAAGCTCTGAGTCCTGTACAGTTGAAGCCTGATTTCCATTGGGATAGCTGCCACTTCCAAACAGCTGTCACTTCCCGAGTATGTGTGCATGGCAGACTGCCTGATCTGGCAGATACCACCTGGGTTGGCTTAGAAGGAGGCAGTAGCATGAAAATTAGTCTTTGGGAACAATCATTCTTGATGTATATGTTGTGCACAGATCATTGTGCAGCAGATAGCGCAACACTGGGCAACCTGTTTTGAGAAGCATTGAAGACAGAACTCTTCTGACATGTACAGGTACAGGTCCCATGGAAGTGATAAATGTAGCAAAAATAACTAAGGGTTATTGCACGTACAAGTGTTGGCTCTCCATGAGCTACCTTCTTCCTCTCAATTATAGTGGCATGTTCAGAACCCGGGAATACCTATTCTCACATCTTTCAAAGATTCAATGTCAAAGCCAGCAGTATGAAAGAATAATGAAAGGTATTAATGAGGAAACAAAAAACCAAAGTTCTAAAATTGTGTTCTTCCCAGCAAATTCAGTTAATATCTTGAGAAAAGTGCAGCAAAGGAAAACTAAAACTACAAAAAATATTTTAACTGCAAACTTGCCTTCTTGCTTTAAGAGGAATGCTTCAGAATACTCATGTGCCCACTTCTTATGGGTGGGAATTATGTTGTGGGCAGAACCTTCTCCAACAACATAAAATTTGGGGTTGCAAATTTTATTGTGGGAAATGAGGCTCTGTATTCTGGTAACATAGCACTGGTCAGAAAATCGGATCGGGCGTGGAGGTCAGATGCTTACTGTTTGTGAGGCCCCACTCAGGATTTACCCTCTAGTGTCTGCTATGCCCGAACTCTCCATAATTGCAGCATTGAATCTTATTTTTTTGACAATTATTAATTAGATTTGCTGAAGAATGGAATAGTAAAACTTCACAATGCATTTTTTGTATGAGTATGGATATTTTACAAGCAGAATTTCAAACAAAAATATGTTTTCTTCAATTTACCCAAATGAAGTATTTTATATTAGGTCATATACCATTCTATTCTATTTGATTCCTCTTATAATTCTAATGTACGAGTTGTTGCATCTTTGATTCAATTTGTTTTACCCAAACCTAAATGCCTTACCTGTGCGCACACAGGTGTAAATGTATAGAGGTAGAAGACAGAAGTTAAACAGTCCCTAACTTGCCACACTCTGAAATTTTTCcggtacagtttaaaaaaaattgagaATACTTCAACAGGGTGGTGGACCAGTTAGTTATTTCCACTCTAAGTACATTTTCTACTCAAAATATAATTAAGTAACACATAGGAAACAGGTGGCAGTTGGATAGGGTGATGTGCTGTTGCTTTAAGTACACTTGTGGCACGCTGGAAATATTTTTGACAGGAACTCTCAGGTTTACTTAATTCTGATACAACCAAGTGTAAAACAATTGTAGAATAATTCCAGTGAGTGAGTATACTTGTAATTTACTGGGGCAGGGGTTAATGAATCAATGCAGGACGTCTTTGAGCGACACAAAGCCAATAAGGATGCTTAGCTTGAGATGACAAACGCTAGTACAATAGCTGGCAGAATACTTTGAATACTTTTTTAAAAACAAAGCTTATGTCCTCAGACACGTGTGTTCCTGAGATTTAGACAGTGCAGtgaattccccgaaagacattttcAGTAGCCTCAGTTACTAGTTGTTTAGAATTTCAAAAGTCATTAGGATTACGAAAGGAGTTCATGATAATTGTTAAATATTAGTTCTATTGGAATGCAAATTTCATGGAAAAAACAGTAATAACATTCGGTGGAGAAGTCGTGGCCTTTGAGGAAGCAACACTGCTGGTGTTTGAAGGATTATCTAATGATATATTAAATAAATCAAGCTGCCAGGCAGTCAGTCTTAAACGTTTAATCGAATTAGGTGCTTAACTAAAGTAGGACGAAATAACAGATTTCCAGTGACTTTAAAGCTGTAGCCTAACCTAGGGGTTTAGATGGCATTTGTAACTCATAGTTATCCACGTTCTGCGAATTCCATGAATAGATTACTGCCAAGGCAACTTACTGCCATAGATTGGTAACTCTGAAACTTTCAGAAACATATGCTGACAGTCATGGTTGGAAAGTTGTTAGGAGATAAATTATAATTTGTAACGAAATAAATGAAGGGCGATCGGAGGAGGACACTTTTGGAAACACCCAGGCAGCGTTGACGGAGGAAACCAGTAAACTCCCAAAAGAAAGAGACGATTTTAGGAAAACTGGAAAGGCAGAAACATATATTTAAAAGGAGGGTTAACGCGCGGGCGTAATGTTGACATCACCGAATTGCAGTCCAGCTGAGGAAGGTCGCCGGGAGTAGAGGAACTTACCTGACGCCAGTTGCATCCAGGCGCAGACTTTGTACACTGTGGCCGAGTTGCAAAAGAAAAAGAGGCTGAAGCAGACGAGGCAGCCGATAATCAGAAGCATGGAGATACCAACGAAGAACATGGCAGTTTTGAAGGCTCCCGAGGGGATGGAGCCGAAATCCAGGGCACTTCCTTTACAGATCAACTCCCTGGTCAGTCCGTTCCCGATACAGTAGTGAAAGAGTCCGAAGTAGCCAGCCTGGGGAgtattgatgctgtccccaatccaaTAGGGCTGAATAAAAATGACCACAGTTATAATAGCAAAACAAATAGTGAAGATAGCCCAGAGGACACCTATTGcccgggaattcctcacataattgGTGTGGTAGATTTTAGCAGCCTCTTGGGCCGGTAGCATTTTGTCCCCCATTCTGAAAGATATCCCCCCTCCAAAAAAGTCTTAATCAGTTCGT harbors:
- the LOC139228014 gene encoding LHFPL tetraspan subfamily member 5 protein-like, with protein sequence MGDKMLPAQEAAKIYHTNYVRNSRAIGVLWAIFTICFAIITVVIFIQPYWIGDSINTPQAGYFGLFHYCIGNGLTRELICKGSALDFGSIPSGAFKTAMFFVGISMLLIIGCLVCFSLFFFCNSATVYKVCAWMQLASATGLIMGCMIYPDGWDSDAVKQMCGNKTDKYTLGACSVRWAYILAIIGILDALILSFLAFVLGNRQDSLLPEDFKVEDKGATSMASAEVEASCSLLGYDCEDTFGGYPQGFGACDDLAKVCSSCNCAGPDLAIAI